GTCCGTAAAGGTGCAGTTGATGCCATTAAAGGCTTTGTCCGTTCCCGTGGTGGTCGCATTCCTGATGATGTCGATGCAGCTTATGAGCGAGTTTCTCGTTTAGGTGGTACACCCTTAGCAGTCTGCCAAGATGACCAAATTTTCGGCGTAATTTATCTCAAAGATATCGTCAAACCCGGCTTAAAAGAAAGATTTGACCAACTGCGGCGCATGGGTGTGAAAACTATCATGCTGACAGGTGATAACCGCATTACTGCTAGTGTAATTGCTCAAGAAGCCGGAGTTGATGATTTCATTGCCGAAGCTACACCAGAAGACAAGATTAGCGTGATTCGTGGCGAACAGTCTCAAGGTAAGCTAGTGGCAATGACAGGAGATGGTACTAACGATGCACCTGCATTAGCGCAAGCTAACGTCGGGTTAGCCATGAACTCTGGGACTCAAGCCGCCAAAGAAGCTGCAAACATGGTGGACTTAGATTCTGACCCCACCAAGTTAATTGATTTGGTGACTATTGGTAAACAATTGCTGATTACCCGTGGGGCGTTAACTACTTTCTCTATCGCCAACGATATTGCTAAATACTTCGCCATTATCCCCACTATCTTTGCAGCAGCTGGTATTGGCGCACTGAATATTATGGCGTTAAAAAGTGCCCAATCGGCAATTATCTCAGCTTTGATTTATAACGCTTTAATTATCCCTGTACTCATTCCCCTCGCACTCAAAGGCGTGAAGTTTCGCCCTCTCACAGCCGATCAACTCTTAAAACGCAACATTTTTATTTATGGTGTGGGCGGAATTATTGCACCTTTCATCGCCATTAAACTCATCGATGTAATTTTACCTTTGTCTTAATTACGAATTACCAATTGTTATGAAATCGCTCCAAAACTCTACCCAAATAATTGCAGATATTACCGAAATATTCTCAGACTGGCGTAAACAAAAACTGCCCTTATCCATATTTCTGGGAATGTGCTTCAACCTGGTGGTTGCGCCTGTTGTGTATGCAGCCACAGGCGAGGAATTTTCTCGCACACAAGCCTGGGCTTTGGGATTGTTAGGACTAGTAACCCTGAGTCTTTCTATCTATTTATTTTTTGTGATGTTTGTACCGGAGAAATTCTAATGAGTTTTACCAGAGAAGCCAGCAGAGCAATTCGTTCTACCTTTGTACTTTGGATTATTGGCGCAATTATCTATCCATTTATGATGATTGCTGTGGGACAGATTGTATTTCCCTATCAAGCCAATGGTAGTTTAATCAAAGATAGCCAAGGTCAAGTTGTCGGTTCTGCCTTAATTGGACAACCCTTTAGTAGCGATCGCTATTTTAACTCTCGCCCCAGCACCACCAGCTACAGCACTGCCGACCCCAAAAAAGATGATGCTAAAGTCTTACAAACAGGAGTTTCCGGTGCTAGTAACCTTGCTCCCAGTAATTCCGCCTTACTAGAACGCATCAAAGGTAAAGACGATCCCGATCCCAGCAAACGGGTTGAAGGTGATCTCAACCGTTTGAAAAAAGCAGGTGTCCAACCTACCGCAGATTTAGTCTACACCTCTGGTTCCAGCCTTGACCCCCACATTACCCCTGAAGCTGCTAAAGCACAAATTGCCCGTGTCGCTAAAGCACAAGAAATTCCACCCCAACAGTTAGAAACTTTAATTAATCAAAATACTGATGGTCGTTTTCTGGGAATTTTTGGTGAGCCAGGGGTCAATGTCTTGCAATTAAATCTCGCTTTAGATGCTTTAAAATCTGCCAGTTAAATCACATCAATTGTGATGGTTACGCCCGAAAAACTCCAGAAATTTATCTGTTTTAACTTCCTTAATTGGATGTTATTTGCATCTATTTACTCTAGAAGCTACAAATTTAAATCAACATTCTGGTGGATTGTAAGAAGAACAAAGGACAACCCTAACTAATTATCTTTAAATGCACCGCCCTAAGCTAATGGGTATTTAGGTTGTATGATCTGGGCAGGCAAGATGCCCACCCCACAAGAGTTTGGTTAAATTTAATATGCAAATTAGATGTGTTTTAGCTAATACCAATTCTCCAAAATTCAGCAACAGATCCAAACTCAAAAACCCTTGCTACATATAGCTTTCTTAATTTTGAATTTTGAATTTTGAATTGGTATTAGTTACCTACATACTGGCTCAATACCTTGTAGAAGCTCAAAACAATGTGATATTGGTGTAACAAACAAGGCTGCTTGTAGAAAAAAGGAAGCTAATATCATGCTGAGGCGGACTTTTCCCTCGCCAGAAGCTCTGCGACGCTTACCATTTGGTTTAGCTGATGTGGCTCTGATTCTCGGTACATTAGTATTAGTAGGACTCATTGCCCGTGTAGGCGCAGGGACGCTAATCAGCTTTGTACCTCCAGACGTTGTACCTAGTGTCAACTTAGATCCAGTTAATTTGCCATATTATGCAGGGCGTTCAACTCTACGAATGTTTATTGCCCTGTTTTGCTCAACTTTATTTACTTTAATATATGGCTACATTGCTGCCAAAAGTCGGCGAGCAGAGCGAGTTCTCATTCCCCTTTTGGATATTTTACAGTCAGTTCCCGTCTTGGGCTTTTTATCGATTACAGTCACAGGGTTTATTGCCCTGTTTCCTGGTAGTTTATTGGGTTTAGAAGCAGCTTCGATTTTTGCGATTTTTACCAGCCAAGTCTGGAATATGACCTTTTCGTTCTACCAATCACTGAGAACAGTACCACCAGAACTTGATGAAGCAGCAAGGCTCTACCACCTATCAGCATGGCAAAGGTTTACAAAATTAGAAGTACCTTCCGCAATGATTGGGCTGCTGTGGAATGCCATGATGAGTTTTGGGGGTGGCTGGTTCTTTGTCGCCGCAAGTGAAGCGATCAGTGTCTTAAACCAGAAGTATACTTTACCGGGACTTGGTTCTTATGTGGCAGCTGCCATTGCCAAAGAAAACTTGTCTGCTTTAGGCTGGGCATTACTGGTAATTGTGGTCATCATTTTATTGGTAGATCAACTATTCTGGCGACCGTTGATTGCTTGGGCAGATAAGTTTCGTTTAGAAACAAGCGCAGCCGCAGAAGCACCAGAGTCTTGGCTACTAGATTTAATCAAAGCGGCGCGACTTCCTAGTTTGATTGCTCAACTATTCACACCAGTAGGTGAAGTTATCAACCGTTTTCTATCATCATTGACACCACCAAGTCCAATCCATAAGGTAGATGAAAATCAGCAGGTATTGAGCGATCGCCTCTACAATTTTGTCTTATTAATAGTCATTGGCGCACTTTTAATCACCGGATTGCACTTTATTCTGATCGCAGTCGGGTTAGGTGAAGTATTCAAAGCATTTTGGCTAGGGTTACTGACCTTGGGACGCGTGCTAGTGCTATTGATAGCAGCATCACTGATATGGACACCGATTGGTGTAGCGATCGGCTTTAACCCCAAACTAGCACGTCTCTTACAGCCAGTGGTGCAATTT
The genomic region above belongs to Calothrix sp. NIES-2098 and contains:
- a CDS encoding NitT/TauT family ABC transporter, permease protein → MLRRTFPSPEALRRLPFGLADVALILGTLVLVGLIARVGAGTLISFVPPDVVPSVNLDPVNLPYYAGRSTLRMFIALFCSTLFTLIYGYIAAKSRRAERVLIPLLDILQSVPVLGFLSITVTGFIALFPGSLLGLEAASIFAIFTSQVWNMTFSFYQSLRTVPPELDEAARLYHLSAWQRFTKLEVPSAMIGLLWNAMMSFGGGWFFVAASEAISVLNQKYTLPGLGSYVAAAIAKENLSALGWALLVIVVIILLVDQLFWRPLIAWADKFRLETSAAAEAPESWLLDLIKAARLPSLIAQLFTPVGEVINRFLSSLTPPSPIHKVDENQQVLSDRLYNFVLLIVIGALLITGLHFILIAVGLGEVFKAFWLGLLTLGRVLVLLIAASLIWTPIGVAIGFNPKLARLLQPVVQFLASFPANFIFPFATLFFIHANISINFGSILLMSLGAQWYILFNSIAGAMSIPTDLREMAADVSLHGWKLWRKLIIPGIFSSWVTGGVTASGGAWNASIVSEIVSWGQTTLTATGLGAYIAEATAAGDWPRITLGIGMMSLYVVGLNRLFWRRLYHLAETKYHL
- a CDS encoding K+-transporting ATPase subunit F yields the protein MKSLQNSTQIIADITEIFSDWRKQKLPLSIFLGMCFNLVVAPVVYAATGEEFSRTQAWALGLLGLVTLSLSIYLFFVMFVPEKF
- a CDS encoding K+ transporting ATPase, KdpC subunit; the protein is MSFTREASRAIRSTFVLWIIGAIIYPFMMIAVGQIVFPYQANGSLIKDSQGQVVGSALIGQPFSSDRYFNSRPSTTSYSTADPKKDDAKVLQTGVSGASNLAPSNSALLERIKGKDDPDPSKRVEGDLNRLKKAGVQPTADLVYTSGSSLDPHITPEAAKAQIARVAKAQEIPPQQLETLINQNTDGRFLGIFGEPGVNVLQLNLALDALKSAS